In Anaerohalosphaeraceae bacterium, a genomic segment contains:
- a CDS encoding TRAP transporter large permease has protein sequence MSPFQIGLVGCVCLLVLLSSSMPVAIAMMLVGTAGFAAVVSPSAAMSMLTAELYDTFTSYSLTVIPLFVLMGQAAFHSGISRRLFQTAYHWMGHWPGGMAISTIGACTAFGAICGSGPATAATMASVVLPEMKRFRYDMELATGAVAAGGSLGMLIPPSVVFIVYAILTEQSIGKLFMAGIGPGILIAVLFCLTIWILCRRRPHLGPAGPRVPLKEKIRSLFGISETIVLFLGVIGGMFAGLFTPTEAAAVGAAGAILIAAFQKKLTFTMLNRSLRETVRTSCMVMFIVTGAVIFGRFLAITRIPYELASFLASLPLPGWAIMALIILFYLFAGCFVDALGLIMLTIPIFYPVVVQLGFDPIWFGVIIVVVTQMGVISPPVGVNVYVVGGIERDVPLQTIFRGAMPFLAALVIAAILLMCFPQIALFLPNLTQ, from the coding sequence GTGAGTCCTTTTCAGATTGGTCTTGTAGGCTGTGTTTGTCTTCTGGTGCTGCTGTCCAGCAGCATGCCGGTGGCGATTGCCATGATGCTGGTGGGAACGGCAGGGTTTGCGGCGGTGGTTTCCCCGTCGGCGGCAATGAGCATGCTCACAGCCGAACTCTATGACACCTTTACCTCCTATTCACTGACGGTCATTCCTCTGTTTGTGCTGATGGGCCAGGCGGCCTTTCATTCCGGCATCAGCCGACGGCTCTTCCAAACGGCGTATCACTGGATGGGGCACTGGCCCGGCGGAATGGCCATTTCGACTATTGGGGCCTGCACGGCCTTCGGAGCAATTTGCGGCTCCGGGCCGGCCACCGCCGCCACGATGGCTTCCGTTGTTCTGCCCGAGATGAAACGGTTCCGGTATGATATGGAGCTGGCCACCGGAGCCGTAGCCGCCGGAGGCAGTTTAGGAATGCTGATTCCGCCCTCAGTGGTTTTCATCGTCTATGCAATCCTCACGGAACAATCGATTGGAAAACTTTTTATGGCCGGAATCGGACCGGGAATCCTGATTGCTGTACTTTTCTGTCTGACGATTTGGATTCTCTGCAGACGCAGGCCCCATCTCGGACCCGCAGGGCCCCGGGTTCCTCTGAAAGAAAAAATCCGCTCTCTGTTCGGAATTTCTGAGACCATTGTGCTTTTTTTGGGCGTAATCGGCGGGATGTTTGCAGGGCTTTTTACACCTACGGAGGCCGCCGCCGTTGGAGCAGCCGGGGCCATTCTGATCGCGGCTTTTCAGAAGAAACTAACCTTCACAATGCTGAACCGGTCCCTGCGGGAAACCGTGCGAACCTCCTGCATGGTCATGTTCATCGTCACGGGAGCCGTCATTTTCGGACGGTTTCTGGCCATTACCCGCATTCCTTATGAACTGGCATCATTCCTGGCCTCCCTGCCCCTGCCGGGCTGGGCAATTATGGCCTTGATTATCCTCTTCTACCTGTTTGCCGGCTGTTTTGTCGATGCGCTGGGACTGATTATGCTCACAATTCCGATTTTCTATCCGGTGGTTGTTCAGCTCGGATTTGACCCCATCTGGTTCGGGGTCATTATTGTAGTCGTCACCCAGATGGGGGTTATCTCCCCGCCCGTCGGCGTCAACGTTTATGTCGTCGGCGGAATCGAACGGGATGTACCTCTTCAGACGATCTTTCGCGGGGCGATGCCTTTTTTGGCAGCTCTGGTTATCGCGGCGATCCTGCTGATGTGTTTCCCGCAAATCGCCCTGTTTCTGCCTAATCTAACGCAGTAA
- a CDS encoding TRAP transporter small permease: protein MQRWIAEYERMLRAAVLGLAGVSGLSVLVMTAVTVADVLLRKTPWAFAGAYDLVKILGAIAISAALPYTTAVKGHVAIEFFYHKLGRTGRLILDVFLRVLSIGLLSLAVRECIQYGQMLQQTGQVSQTLQMPIFWLPYFFAGCLAVMILVKIYHMTHPGKVLLKP, encoded by the coding sequence ATGCAGCGGTGGATTGCAGAATATGAGCGGATGCTTCGGGCGGCCGTGCTTGGGCTGGCGGGCGTGTCCGGGTTGTCGGTTTTGGTTATGACGGCCGTAACGGTCGCAGATGTGCTCCTGCGGAAAACCCCCTGGGCGTTTGCCGGAGCGTATGACCTTGTAAAGATTCTGGGGGCGATTGCCATTTCCGCCGCCCTGCCCTACACTACAGCCGTCAAAGGACATGTAGCTATCGAGTTTTTCTACCACAAACTTGGACGAACAGGCCGGCTGATTCTGGATGTTTTTCTTCGCGTCTTATCCATCGGCCTTCTAAGTCTTGCTGTTCGAGAATGCATCCAATACGGACAGATGCTGCAGCAGACCGGACAGGTTTCTCAAACGCTGCAGATGCCGATTTTCTGGCTGCCCTACTTTTTTGCGGGCTGTCTGGCTGTGATGATTCTGGTAAAAATTTATCATATGACCCACCCGGGAAAGGTGCTGCTGAAACCGTGA
- a CDS encoding TRAP transporter substrate-binding protein, which produces MRRTVWAAVLALTAGGLICFGCGKRDADRKTIELTYSIFFPSTHIQCIAAQEWADEIAKQSGGRVKITIYPAGTLSKADQCYAGVVSGISDIGMSCFAYTRGRFPLLEGLDLPLGYPDGITATRIANELAAKYQPAELADVKLLYVHAHGPGILASKKPVKTLEDVKGLKIRATGLSSKIAACLGGVPVAMSQGETYEALQKGVVEATLCPVETLKGWKQGEVISSVTNSRAIGYTTAMFVVMNKNKWESLPEDIQKIFTEVSRRWIERHGQAWDKADEDGWAYVRQLNREIIELSPEQQEAWKKAVEPIIQEYIAAAGEKGLPGKELIEDIRKLIDQAQTK; this is translated from the coding sequence ATGAGACGAACTGTTTGGGCCGCAGTCTTAGCACTGACAGCAGGAGGGCTGATTTGTTTCGGCTGCGGAAAAAGAGACGCAGACCGAAAAACCATCGAATTAACCTACAGTATCTTCTTTCCTTCCACCCATATTCAGTGCATTGCCGCACAGGAATGGGCGGATGAAATCGCCAAACAAAGCGGCGGCCGGGTGAAAATTACAATCTATCCGGCCGGAACACTCAGCAAAGCCGACCAGTGCTATGCAGGAGTAGTCAGCGGGATTTCCGATATCGGAATGAGCTGCTTTGCCTATACACGCGGGCGGTTTCCGCTTCTGGAGGGACTTGATTTGCCGCTCGGTTATCCGGACGGGATAACCGCGACACGAATCGCCAATGAACTGGCGGCCAAATATCAGCCTGCCGAACTGGCGGATGTAAAACTGCTCTATGTCCACGCACACGGCCCCGGAATCCTGGCCTCCAAAAAGCCGGTCAAAACGCTGGAGGATGTCAAAGGGCTCAAGATTCGCGCAACCGGACTGTCTTCGAAAATCGCCGCCTGCCTGGGAGGGGTGCCGGTGGCAATGAGTCAGGGAGAAACCTACGAAGCCCTCCAGAAAGGGGTCGTAGAAGCAACGCTCTGTCCGGTGGAAACGCTGAAGGGCTGGAAGCAGGGGGAAGTGATTTCATCCGTAACCAACAGCCGCGCAATCGGTTATACGACGGCGATGTTTGTCGTCATGAACAAAAATAAATGGGAATCTCTTCCGGAAGATATCCAAAAAATTTTCACGGAGGTAAGCCGACGGTGGATCGAACGCCACGGACAGGCCTGGGATAAGGCCGATGAGGACGGCTGGGCCTATGTCCGCCAGCTGAACCGGGAGATTATCGAATTGAGCCCCGAACAGCAGGAAGCATGGAAAAAGGCGGTCGAGCCTATTATCCAGGAATATATTGCAGCCGCAGGCGAAAAGGGGCTGCCGGGCAAAGAGCTGATTGAGGACATCCGAAAATTGATTGACCAGGCCCAGACCAAATAA